A genomic stretch from Falco cherrug isolate bFalChe1 chromosome 3, bFalChe1.pri, whole genome shotgun sequence includes:
- the VXN gene encoding vexin isoform X1 has translation MHQIYSCSDENLEVFTTVISSKWPLCNLTGILEAYVTSSCPSPLHPDRVPVLLFTACSPARRRAKNTQHILTKSVVAVADHRPHRTEKLQPHQDDLLQVLYREDEVQGLGCLQSQQRGPCPAKGAAQHVGITEQESSKSCNHLLDGKSLVPPSPVAHITVKAVTVTDSLTSDSTSTENHRQHWRKTAEYDLNLPLGAEASLPLTGGNLCGTPSLLRKMWMKHKKKSEYLGATNSAFEAD, from the exons ATGCACCAGATTTACAGCTGCAGCGACGAAAATTTAGAAGTTTTCACCACTGTGATTTCATCCAAAT GGCCCCTATGCAATCTCACAGGAATTTTAGAAGCATATGTAACCTCATCTTGTCCATCTCCACTGCACCCTGACCGTGTTCCTGTCCTTCTTTTCACAGCATGTAGTCCAGCCCGAAGACGAGCCAAAAATACGCAGCACATCCTGACAAAGAGT GTGGTAGCCGTAGCTGATCATCGGCCCCACCGGACAGAGAAGCTGCAGCCCCACCAGGATGACCTACTCCAGGTGCTGTACAGGGAAGACGAGGTGCAGGGCTtgggctgcctgcagagccagcagcgGGGACCCTGCCCTGCCAAGGGTGCTGCCCAGCACG TGGGAATTACTGAACAAGAGTCATCCAAGTCCTGTAATCACCTGTTGGATGGAAAATCTTTG GTTCCACCATCACCAGTTGCCCATATCACGGTGAAAGCGGTGACTGTCACAGACTCGCTGACAAGTGACAGCACTTCTACGGAAAA CCACAGGCAGCACTGGAGAAAGACAGCAGAGTATGACCTGAACCTGCCACTGGGAGCAGAAGCTTCCCTACCGCTGACAGGAGGCAACCTGTGTGGGACGCCCAGCCTCCTGAGGAAGATGTGGATGAAGCACAAGAAGAAGTCAGAGTACCTGGGGGCGACAAACAGTGCCTTTGAAGCAGACTGA
- the VXN gene encoding vexin isoform X2 has product MHQIYSCSDENLEVFTTVISSKSCSPARRRAKNTQHILTKSVVAVADHRPHRTEKLQPHQDDLLQVLYREDEVQGLGCLQSQQRGPCPAKGAAQHVGITEQESSKSCNHLLDGKSLVPPSPVAHITVKAVTVTDSLTSDSTSTENHRQHWRKTAEYDLNLPLGAEASLPLTGGNLCGTPSLLRKMWMKHKKKSEYLGATNSAFEAD; this is encoded by the exons ATGCACCAGATTTACAGCTGCAGCGACGAAAATTTAGAAGTTTTCACCACTGTGATTTCATCCAAAT CATGTAGTCCAGCCCGAAGACGAGCCAAAAATACGCAGCACATCCTGACAAAGAGT GTGGTAGCCGTAGCTGATCATCGGCCCCACCGGACAGAGAAGCTGCAGCCCCACCAGGATGACCTACTCCAGGTGCTGTACAGGGAAGACGAGGTGCAGGGCTtgggctgcctgcagagccagcagcgGGGACCCTGCCCTGCCAAGGGTGCTGCCCAGCACG TGGGAATTACTGAACAAGAGTCATCCAAGTCCTGTAATCACCTGTTGGATGGAAAATCTTTG GTTCCACCATCACCAGTTGCCCATATCACGGTGAAAGCGGTGACTGTCACAGACTCGCTGACAAGTGACAGCACTTCTACGGAAAA CCACAGGCAGCACTGGAGAAAGACAGCAGAGTATGACCTGAACCTGCCACTGGGAGCAGAAGCTTCCCTACCGCTGACAGGAGGCAACCTGTGTGGGACGCCCAGCCTCCTGAGGAAGATGTGGATGAAGCACAAGAAGAAGTCAGAGTACCTGGGGGCGACAAACAGTGCCTTTGAAGCAGACTGA